One window of the Eucalyptus grandis isolate ANBG69807.140 chromosome 8, ASM1654582v1, whole genome shotgun sequence genome contains the following:
- the LOC120286640 gene encoding disease resistance protein RPV1-like gives MDDQIADINNLLDIDRHDWKIIGIYGISGIGKTTIAKIIYNKLLPQFGKYCSFLEAIGVTAEANGLVKFQQQLFSDIYNPKGVRNIGNSDHLINNIRETISKNKALIVLDDVNKSNQIQELIGTHLFPGTRILITTKDRGVLTNRVFPVIKPYEMEGLNYKDALQLFCKHAFNKNSPAPGYGTLPRDIVHRVGGLPLALQAIGSMLYGQHGKEKWEKLLTDLRKMPNDDVAKKLQLSYDTLSPAQQKIFLDIACFFIGSNKRDPIYMWEDLGFRPDIAIDVLRNRCMIKVLDNDTFWMHNQFRDLGRTIASQEQSRLWAKEDIVRQLGSKEINKSIKALHLGSRKQRRMTVTAQQIERFPNLQLLRLRNITCRGNFAGCLSQLRWIHLRYNYEYCQRHPQFMATNLHLKNVVVMYIGGNEWTDNAVRSLIQGARKLKSLALQNAHSLNRTPTFSEQLVLEKLTIYECRCLKAIDGSIGKLRRLTNLSVKSCKALENLPEQIGQLKDLEHLSLRECSMLRELPDSISKLGSLKNLDVSFTSITRLPGSISRLRSLSSLDVSHTKIVKLPRTMSKLSQLYTLDLDVCRQIQELPELPERLTSLKLRSDSLQTIPDLSNLTNLVEVLLSDASELKEESHITQPRDFPRFGRLSQLRKLELCLLNVHATSTKWGSLFALEELTLHGLDFQRLKQLPSNLRVLLLFNIQVEKAEFDGLPQLETLNIKRCELVTSISITSSLGKLRETNVDSCNKLVEIQFLGVLESMESLFIDHCKSLERLVCLSEEPGCNEQQAPELTDGRRVSLVSSSLKMLQKLYLSRCPELREIHFFPVLEALRQFSVRECISLKRFGNLSNLKNLKSLDIQVCKNLEAVEGINELEFLHSLHIARCRSMKMIFDTSRSKIPNYCGIIVRDCRNFPNTHSRNVSDWRSYREKILFEEKRSINRERFCHDEYPGVLISDVKKLERLMGSWRSICSAARTSIINMKKREKRIESAKAEERPLSEKVLKKVLFQASP, from the exons ATGGATGATCAAATAgcagacataaacaatttattagaCATCGACCGCCATGACTGGAAGATTATTGGCATTTATGGGATAAGTGGTATTGGTAAAACAACAATTGCCAAAATCATCTACAACAAATTACTTCctcaatttggaaaatattgcAGCTTTCTTGAAGCCATAGGGGTAACGGCAGAAGCCAATGGCTTAGTCAAGTTTCAACAACAACTTTTTTCCGACATCTACAATCCTAAAGGGGTTCGCAACATTGGTAACAGTGATCATTTGATCAATAATATTAGAGAAACAATTAGCAAAAATAAGGCACTAATTGTTTTGGATGACGTGAATAAGAGCAACCAAATCCAAGAGCTAATTGGAACACATTTGTTTCCTGGTACTAGGATACTCATTACCACTAAGGACAGAGGGGTTCTGACCAACAGAGTATTTCCGGTGATCAAGCCCTATGAAATGGAGGGGTTGAACTACAAAGACGCACTTCAACTTTTTTGTAAGCATGCCTTCAATAAAAACTCTCCTGCACCCGGTTACGGCACTCTTCCAAGAGATATTGTCCATCGTGTGGGTGGACTACCTCTAGCTCTTCAAGCAATTGGTTCAATGCTTTATGGTCAGcatgggaaagaaaaatgggaaaagcTGCTGACGGATCTAAGGAAAATGCCTAATGATGATGTCGCGAAAAAGCTACAACTTTCCTATGATACCTTGAGCCCAGCTCAACagaaaatatttcttgatattgcatgttttttcaTCGGTTCTAATAAGAGAGATCCAATCTACATGTGGGAAGATCTTGGGTTTCGACCAGACATTGCTATTGACGTCCTTCGCAATAGGTGCATGATAAAGGTTTTAGATAATGATACATTTTGGATGCATAATCAGtttagagatcttggaaggacAATCGCTAGTCAAGAGCAAAGTAGGCTGTGGGCTAAAGAGGACATCGTTCGCCAATTAGGGTCCAAAGAG ATTAACAAAAGCATTAAAGCACTCCATTTAGGGTCACGAAAACAACGTCGAATGACTGTCACTGCTCAGCAAATTGAACGGTTCCCAAATCTCCAGCTGCTGAGGTTGCGGAACATAACCTGTCGAGGCAACTTTGCAGGTTGTCTTTCCCAGTTGAGATGGATCCATTTGCGTTACAACTATGAATACTGCCAACGTCATCCGCAGTTTATGGCAACCAACTTGCATCTAAAAAATGTGGTTGTGATGTACATTGGTGGCAATGAGTGGACAGACAATGCCGTCAGGAGCCTAATCCAG GGGGCAAGGAAATTAAAGAGTTTAGCTCTCCAAAATGCTCACTCGTTGAATAGGACACCAACCTTTTCCGAACAGTTAGTTTTAGAGAAGTTGACTATTTATGAATGCAGATGTTTGAAGGCAATTGATGGCTCTATTGGGAAATTGAGGCGGTTGACTAATTTGAGTGTCAAGTCTTGTAAGGCACTTGAAAATTTGCCTGAACAAATTGGCCAACTAAAGGATCTTGAGCACCTCTCTCTTAGGGAATGTAGCATGTTGAGGGAACTCCCTGACTCTATTTCAAAATTGGGGTCATTGAAGAATCTGGATGTATCATTCACGAGCATTACAAGATTACCGGGATCCATTAGTAGACTACGAAGCTTGTCATCTCTCGATGTATCACACACAAAAATAGTGAAATTGCCTAGGACAATGAGCAAGCTTAGTCAACTTTATACACTGGACCTAGATGTTTGTCGACAGATCCAAGAGTTGCCAGAGCTCCCCGAAAGATTGACCAGTCTAAAGCTTAGATCTGATTCATTGCAAACTATCCCTGACCTCTCAAATCTTACTAATCTAGTTGAAGTGCTCTTATCCGATGCCTCAGAACTTAAAGAAGAATCACACATAACTCAACCTCGTGACTTCCCGCGTTTTGGGAGGCTATCCCAACTGAGGAAGCTGGAGCTGTGCCTTTTAAATGTCCACGCAACGTCTACAAAGTGGGGTTCCCTTTTTGCACTGGAAGAACTTACTCTCCATGGACTAGACTTCCAAAGGCTGAAACAACTTCCGTCAAACTTGAGAGTTCTACTGCTTTTTAACATTCAGGTGGAAAAAGCAGAATTTGATGGGCTTCCTCAGTTGGAAACGTTGAATATCAAACGGTGTGAACTCGTCACAAGTATATCCATTACATCAAGTTTGGGAAAACTGAGAGAAACCAATGTGGATTCTTGCAACAAGCTAgttgaaattcaatttcttggtGTCTTAGAATCAATGGAGAGCTTATTTATTGATCACTGCAAATCTTTGGAGAGGTTAGTTTGTCTGTCGGAGGAGCCAGGGTGCAATGAGCAACAAGCTCCCGAGTTGACTGATGGGAGGAGAGTGTCCCTTGTCTCAAGCTCCCTAAAGATGCTTCAAAAACTTTATCTGTCCAGGTGCCCAGAGCTACGGGAGATTCATTTTTTCCCAGTGTTGGAAGCATTGAGACAATTTTCTGTTCGTGAGTGCATTTCGTTAAAAAGGTTTGGCAATTTGtcaaacttgaagaatttgaagtcTTTAGATATTCAAGTGTGCAAGAACCTGGAGGCTGTTGAGGGCATCAACGAGTTAGAATTTTTGCATTCATTGCATATTGCTCGATGCAgatcaatgaaaatgatttttgatacATCAAGGTCAAAAATACCAAATTATTGCGGCATAATAGTAAGGGATTGTAGGAATTTTCCCAACACTCATTCACGTAATGTAAGCGATTGGAGGTCTTACAGAGAGAAGATTCtgtttgaagaaaaaagatCGATAAATAGAGAACGGTTTTGTCATGACGAGTACCCCGGAGTTCTAATTTCTGatgttaaaaaattagagaG ACTTATGGGCAGTTGGAGAAGTATATGTTCGGCGGCCAGGACCTCAAttataaacatgaaaaaaagagagaaaaggataGAGTCCGCAAAAGCAGAAGAGAGACCGCTCTCTGAAAAAGTTCTCAAAAAGGTTTTGTTTCAAGCAAGTCCCTGA